The Pelobates fuscus isolate aPelFus1 chromosome 2, aPelFus1.pri, whole genome shotgun sequence genome has a segment encoding these proteins:
- the ATG16L1 gene encoding autophagy-related protein 16-1 isoform X2 yields MATHTRSAAQPGWKLHISRELRRRDREQRQAFEDLIQQYNRLLEKSDLHSVLADKLQSEKYDQQSRHDLSPGLDGSRHETLLQDMAQMRIKHQEELTELHKKRGELAQTVIELNNQMQQKDKEIQSNEETIKQYLRTINALETECQDLRNKLQELDRANQTLKDEYDALQITFNALEEKLRKTTEENLELVTRWMAEKAQEANRLNAENEKDTKRRQQKLQKELADAAKEPLPVDQDDDIEVLPDNADPSGDNTAVPAMGRTSSKRHSQPAVGGLLDSITNIFGRRSISIPSSPDCNDAHSGGSREVRVPSMAVHSFDAHDGEVNAVKFSPGSRLLATGGMDRRVRLWEVIGDKCETKGSLTGSNAGITSIEFDSAGSYLLAASNDFASRIWTVDDFRLRHTLTGHSGKVLSAKFLLDNARIVSGSHDRTLKLWDLRSKVCIKTVFAGSSCNDIVCTEQCVMSGHFDKKVRFWDIRTETVVRELELQGRITALDLNPDRTELLSCSRDDFIKIIDLRACAVRQTFSAQGFKCGSDWTRAIFSSDGAYVTAGSAEGTLYFWNVITGKVEKMLSKQHSSSINAVAWSPSGTYVVSVDKGGRGVLWSDV; encoded by the exons ataacaGACTACTTGAAAAGTCTGACCTTCATTCTGTGTTAGCTGACAAATTACAGTCTGAGAAATATGATCAGCAAAGCCGCCATGACCTCAG CCCAGGTCTTGATGGGTCACGACATGAAACTCTACTCCAAGACATGGCTCAAATGCGGATAAAACACCAAGAAGAACTGACAGAGCTCCACAAAAAGCGTGGAGAG TTGGCTCAGACTGTGATCGAGTTGAACAATCAGATGCAACAGAAAGATAAGGAAATCCAGTCAAATGAAGAAAC GATAAAGCAGTACTTGCGCACTATTAACGCATTGGAGACGGAGTGTCAGGATCTACGGAATAAACTGCAGGAACTTGACCGTGCAAACCAGACCCTGAAAGACGAATACGACGCTTTACAAATCACCTTCAACGCTTTGGAAGAGAAGTTGCGTAAAACCACAGAAGAGAACCTGGAGCTGGTCACCCGCTGGATGGCTGAGAAGGCTCAAGAAGCCAACCGGCTGAATGCCGAGAACGAGAAGGATACAAA GAGGCGCCAGCAGAAACTGCAAAAAGAACTGGCTGATGCTGCCAAGGAACCTTTGCCTGTAGATCA AGATGATGATATAGAGGTGCTGCCTGATAATGCAGATCCATCTGGGGACAATACAGCTGTACCAGCAATGGGCAGGACATCAAG tAAGAGACACTCTCAGCCCGCCGTAGgaggcctcctggattctatcactAATATCTTCGG GAGACGGTCGATATCAATCCCATCTTCACCAGATTGCAATGATGCTCATAGCGGTGGAAGCAGGGAAGTAAGAGTTCCTTCTATGGCTGTTCACTCATTT GATGCACACGATGGTGAAGTGAATGCTGTAAAATTTAGTCCAGGGTCCCGTCTACTAGCAACAGGGGGGATGGACCGGAGGGTGAGACTTTGGGAAGTGATTGGAG ATAAATGTGAGACAAAAGGTTCTCTTACTGGTAGCAATGCAGGGATCACCAGCATAGAATTTGACAGTGCT GGCTCTTACCTTCTTGCTGCTTCCAATGACTTTGCCAGTAGAATCTGGACAGTGGATGACTTCAGGCTGCGG CACACCCTGACTGGGCATAGCGGAAAGGTTCTGTCTGCCAAATTCTTATTGGATAATGCACGGATTGTTTCTGGGAGTCATGACAGGACACTGAAACTCTGGGATCTGCGCAGCAAAGTCT GTATTAAGACTGTGTTTGCTGGTTCAAGCTGTAATGATATTGTTTGTACTGAACAATGCGTGATGAGTGGCCACTTTGATAAAAAAGTTCGATTTTGGGATATAAG AACAGAGACTGTAGTGCGAGAGTTGGAGTTACAAGGCAGAATCACGGCTCTTGATTTAAATCCTGATCGGACAGAGCTCCTTAGCTGTTCCCGTGATGACTTCATCAAGATCATTGACCTACGTGCCTGTGCTGTCCGTCAGACTTTTAG tGCTCAGGGTTTCAAGTGTGGATCGGACTGGACCAGAGCCATTTTTAG TTCTGATGGTGCCTATGTGACTGCTGGCTCTGCTGAGGGCACATTGTACTTCTGGAATGTAATTACTGGTAAAGTGGAGAAGATGCTTAGCAAGCAACACAG CTCTTCTATAAATGCAGTTGCATGGTCTCCTTCTGGCACTTACGTGGTCAGCGTGGACAAGGGAGGCAGGGGAGTTTTATGGTCGGACGTATGA
- the ATG16L1 gene encoding autophagy-related protein 16-1 isoform X1 produces MATHTRSAAQPGWKLHISRELRRRDREQRQAFEDLIQQYNRLLEKSDLHSVLADKLQSEKYDQQSRHDLSPGLDGSRHETLLQDMAQMRIKHQEELTELHKKRGELAQTVIELNNQMQQKDKEIQSNEETIKQYLRTINALETECQDLRNKLQELDRANQTLKDEYDALQITFNALEEKLRKTTEENLELVTRWMAEKAQEANRLNAENEKDTKRRQQKLQKELADAAKEPLPVDQDDDIEVLPDNADPSGDNTAVPAMGRTSSKRHSQPAVGGLLDSITNIFGLSESPLLGHRSDTARRRSISIPSSPDCNDAHSGGSREVRVPSMAVHSFDAHDGEVNAVKFSPGSRLLATGGMDRRVRLWEVIGDKCETKGSLTGSNAGITSIEFDSAGSYLLAASNDFASRIWTVDDFRLRHTLTGHSGKVLSAKFLLDNARIVSGSHDRTLKLWDLRSKVCIKTVFAGSSCNDIVCTEQCVMSGHFDKKVRFWDIRTETVVRELELQGRITALDLNPDRTELLSCSRDDFIKIIDLRACAVRQTFSAQGFKCGSDWTRAIFSSDGAYVTAGSAEGTLYFWNVITGKVEKMLSKQHSSSINAVAWSPSGTYVVSVDKGGRGVLWSDV; encoded by the exons ataacaGACTACTTGAAAAGTCTGACCTTCATTCTGTGTTAGCTGACAAATTACAGTCTGAGAAATATGATCAGCAAAGCCGCCATGACCTCAG CCCAGGTCTTGATGGGTCACGACATGAAACTCTACTCCAAGACATGGCTCAAATGCGGATAAAACACCAAGAAGAACTGACAGAGCTCCACAAAAAGCGTGGAGAG TTGGCTCAGACTGTGATCGAGTTGAACAATCAGATGCAACAGAAAGATAAGGAAATCCAGTCAAATGAAGAAAC GATAAAGCAGTACTTGCGCACTATTAACGCATTGGAGACGGAGTGTCAGGATCTACGGAATAAACTGCAGGAACTTGACCGTGCAAACCAGACCCTGAAAGACGAATACGACGCTTTACAAATCACCTTCAACGCTTTGGAAGAGAAGTTGCGTAAAACCACAGAAGAGAACCTGGAGCTGGTCACCCGCTGGATGGCTGAGAAGGCTCAAGAAGCCAACCGGCTGAATGCCGAGAACGAGAAGGATACAAA GAGGCGCCAGCAGAAACTGCAAAAAGAACTGGCTGATGCTGCCAAGGAACCTTTGCCTGTAGATCA AGATGATGATATAGAGGTGCTGCCTGATAATGCAGATCCATCTGGGGACAATACAGCTGTACCAGCAATGGGCAGGACATCAAG tAAGAGACACTCTCAGCCCGCCGTAGgaggcctcctggattctatcactAATATCTTCGG TTTGTCAGAGTCTCCCCTCTTGGGTCATCGTTCAGATACTGCCAG GAGACGGTCGATATCAATCCCATCTTCACCAGATTGCAATGATGCTCATAGCGGTGGAAGCAGGGAAGTAAGAGTTCCTTCTATGGCTGTTCACTCATTT GATGCACACGATGGTGAAGTGAATGCTGTAAAATTTAGTCCAGGGTCCCGTCTACTAGCAACAGGGGGGATGGACCGGAGGGTGAGACTTTGGGAAGTGATTGGAG ATAAATGTGAGACAAAAGGTTCTCTTACTGGTAGCAATGCAGGGATCACCAGCATAGAATTTGACAGTGCT GGCTCTTACCTTCTTGCTGCTTCCAATGACTTTGCCAGTAGAATCTGGACAGTGGATGACTTCAGGCTGCGG CACACCCTGACTGGGCATAGCGGAAAGGTTCTGTCTGCCAAATTCTTATTGGATAATGCACGGATTGTTTCTGGGAGTCATGACAGGACACTGAAACTCTGGGATCTGCGCAGCAAAGTCT GTATTAAGACTGTGTTTGCTGGTTCAAGCTGTAATGATATTGTTTGTACTGAACAATGCGTGATGAGTGGCCACTTTGATAAAAAAGTTCGATTTTGGGATATAAG AACAGAGACTGTAGTGCGAGAGTTGGAGTTACAAGGCAGAATCACGGCTCTTGATTTAAATCCTGATCGGACAGAGCTCCTTAGCTGTTCCCGTGATGACTTCATCAAGATCATTGACCTACGTGCCTGTGCTGTCCGTCAGACTTTTAG tGCTCAGGGTTTCAAGTGTGGATCGGACTGGACCAGAGCCATTTTTAG TTCTGATGGTGCCTATGTGACTGCTGGCTCTGCTGAGGGCACATTGTACTTCTGGAATGTAATTACTGGTAAAGTGGAGAAGATGCTTAGCAAGCAACACAG CTCTTCTATAAATGCAGTTGCATGGTCTCCTTCTGGCACTTACGTGGTCAGCGTGGACAAGGGAGGCAGGGGAGTTTTATGGTCGGACGTATGA
- the ATG16L1 gene encoding autophagy-related protein 16-1 isoform X3, translated as MATHTRSAAQPGWKLHISRELRRRDREQRQAFEDLIQQYNRLLEKSDLHSVLADKLQSEKYDQQSRHDLSPGLDGSRHETLLQDMAQMRIKHQEELTELHKKRGELAQTVIELNNQMQQKDKEIQSNEETIKQYLRTINALETECQDLRNKLQELDRANQTLKDEYDALQITFNALEEKLRKTTEENLELVTRWMAEKAQEANRLNAENEKDTKRRQQKLQKELADAAKEPLPVDQDDDIEVLPDNADPSGDNTAVPAMGRTSSLSESPLLGHRSDTARRRSISIPSSPDCNDAHSGGSREVRVPSMAVHSFDAHDGEVNAVKFSPGSRLLATGGMDRRVRLWEVIGDKCETKGSLTGSNAGITSIEFDSAGSYLLAASNDFASRIWTVDDFRLRHTLTGHSGKVLSAKFLLDNARIVSGSHDRTLKLWDLRSKVCIKTVFAGSSCNDIVCTEQCVMSGHFDKKVRFWDIRTETVVRELELQGRITALDLNPDRTELLSCSRDDFIKIIDLRACAVRQTFSAQGFKCGSDWTRAIFSSDGAYVTAGSAEGTLYFWNVITGKVEKMLSKQHSSSINAVAWSPSGTYVVSVDKGGRGVLWSDV; from the exons ataacaGACTACTTGAAAAGTCTGACCTTCATTCTGTGTTAGCTGACAAATTACAGTCTGAGAAATATGATCAGCAAAGCCGCCATGACCTCAG CCCAGGTCTTGATGGGTCACGACATGAAACTCTACTCCAAGACATGGCTCAAATGCGGATAAAACACCAAGAAGAACTGACAGAGCTCCACAAAAAGCGTGGAGAG TTGGCTCAGACTGTGATCGAGTTGAACAATCAGATGCAACAGAAAGATAAGGAAATCCAGTCAAATGAAGAAAC GATAAAGCAGTACTTGCGCACTATTAACGCATTGGAGACGGAGTGTCAGGATCTACGGAATAAACTGCAGGAACTTGACCGTGCAAACCAGACCCTGAAAGACGAATACGACGCTTTACAAATCACCTTCAACGCTTTGGAAGAGAAGTTGCGTAAAACCACAGAAGAGAACCTGGAGCTGGTCACCCGCTGGATGGCTGAGAAGGCTCAAGAAGCCAACCGGCTGAATGCCGAGAACGAGAAGGATACAAA GAGGCGCCAGCAGAAACTGCAAAAAGAACTGGCTGATGCTGCCAAGGAACCTTTGCCTGTAGATCA AGATGATGATATAGAGGTGCTGCCTGATAATGCAGATCCATCTGGGGACAATACAGCTGTACCAGCAATGGGCAGGACATCAAG TTTGTCAGAGTCTCCCCTCTTGGGTCATCGTTCAGATACTGCCAG GAGACGGTCGATATCAATCCCATCTTCACCAGATTGCAATGATGCTCATAGCGGTGGAAGCAGGGAAGTAAGAGTTCCTTCTATGGCTGTTCACTCATTT GATGCACACGATGGTGAAGTGAATGCTGTAAAATTTAGTCCAGGGTCCCGTCTACTAGCAACAGGGGGGATGGACCGGAGGGTGAGACTTTGGGAAGTGATTGGAG ATAAATGTGAGACAAAAGGTTCTCTTACTGGTAGCAATGCAGGGATCACCAGCATAGAATTTGACAGTGCT GGCTCTTACCTTCTTGCTGCTTCCAATGACTTTGCCAGTAGAATCTGGACAGTGGATGACTTCAGGCTGCGG CACACCCTGACTGGGCATAGCGGAAAGGTTCTGTCTGCCAAATTCTTATTGGATAATGCACGGATTGTTTCTGGGAGTCATGACAGGACACTGAAACTCTGGGATCTGCGCAGCAAAGTCT GTATTAAGACTGTGTTTGCTGGTTCAAGCTGTAATGATATTGTTTGTACTGAACAATGCGTGATGAGTGGCCACTTTGATAAAAAAGTTCGATTTTGGGATATAAG AACAGAGACTGTAGTGCGAGAGTTGGAGTTACAAGGCAGAATCACGGCTCTTGATTTAAATCCTGATCGGACAGAGCTCCTTAGCTGTTCCCGTGATGACTTCATCAAGATCATTGACCTACGTGCCTGTGCTGTCCGTCAGACTTTTAG tGCTCAGGGTTTCAAGTGTGGATCGGACTGGACCAGAGCCATTTTTAG TTCTGATGGTGCCTATGTGACTGCTGGCTCTGCTGAGGGCACATTGTACTTCTGGAATGTAATTACTGGTAAAGTGGAGAAGATGCTTAGCAAGCAACACAG CTCTTCTATAAATGCAGTTGCATGGTCTCCTTCTGGCACTTACGTGGTCAGCGTGGACAAGGGAGGCAGGGGAGTTTTATGGTCGGACGTATGA
- the ATG16L1 gene encoding autophagy-related protein 16-1 isoform X4, whose product MATHTRSAAQPGWKLHISRELRRRDREQRQAFEDLIQQYNRLLEKSDLHSVLADKLQSEKYDQQSRHDLSPGLDGSRHETLLQDMAQMRIKHQEELTELHKKRGELAQTVIELNNQMQQKDKEIQSNEETIKQYLRTINALETECQDLRNKLQELDRANQTLKDEYDALQITFNALEEKLRKTTEENLELVTRWMAEKAQEANRLNAENEKDTKRRQQKLQKELADAAKEPLPVDQDDDIEVLPDNADPSGDNTAVPAMGRTSRRRSISIPSSPDCNDAHSGGSREVRVPSMAVHSFDAHDGEVNAVKFSPGSRLLATGGMDRRVRLWEVIGDKCETKGSLTGSNAGITSIEFDSAGSYLLAASNDFASRIWTVDDFRLRHTLTGHSGKVLSAKFLLDNARIVSGSHDRTLKLWDLRSKVCIKTVFAGSSCNDIVCTEQCVMSGHFDKKVRFWDIRTETVVRELELQGRITALDLNPDRTELLSCSRDDFIKIIDLRACAVRQTFSAQGFKCGSDWTRAIFSSDGAYVTAGSAEGTLYFWNVITGKVEKMLSKQHSSSINAVAWSPSGTYVVSVDKGGRGVLWSDV is encoded by the exons ataacaGACTACTTGAAAAGTCTGACCTTCATTCTGTGTTAGCTGACAAATTACAGTCTGAGAAATATGATCAGCAAAGCCGCCATGACCTCAG CCCAGGTCTTGATGGGTCACGACATGAAACTCTACTCCAAGACATGGCTCAAATGCGGATAAAACACCAAGAAGAACTGACAGAGCTCCACAAAAAGCGTGGAGAG TTGGCTCAGACTGTGATCGAGTTGAACAATCAGATGCAACAGAAAGATAAGGAAATCCAGTCAAATGAAGAAAC GATAAAGCAGTACTTGCGCACTATTAACGCATTGGAGACGGAGTGTCAGGATCTACGGAATAAACTGCAGGAACTTGACCGTGCAAACCAGACCCTGAAAGACGAATACGACGCTTTACAAATCACCTTCAACGCTTTGGAAGAGAAGTTGCGTAAAACCACAGAAGAGAACCTGGAGCTGGTCACCCGCTGGATGGCTGAGAAGGCTCAAGAAGCCAACCGGCTGAATGCCGAGAACGAGAAGGATACAAA GAGGCGCCAGCAGAAACTGCAAAAAGAACTGGCTGATGCTGCCAAGGAACCTTTGCCTGTAGATCA AGATGATGATATAGAGGTGCTGCCTGATAATGCAGATCCATCTGGGGACAATACAGCTGTACCAGCAATGGGCAGGACATCAAG GAGACGGTCGATATCAATCCCATCTTCACCAGATTGCAATGATGCTCATAGCGGTGGAAGCAGGGAAGTAAGAGTTCCTTCTATGGCTGTTCACTCATTT GATGCACACGATGGTGAAGTGAATGCTGTAAAATTTAGTCCAGGGTCCCGTCTACTAGCAACAGGGGGGATGGACCGGAGGGTGAGACTTTGGGAAGTGATTGGAG ATAAATGTGAGACAAAAGGTTCTCTTACTGGTAGCAATGCAGGGATCACCAGCATAGAATTTGACAGTGCT GGCTCTTACCTTCTTGCTGCTTCCAATGACTTTGCCAGTAGAATCTGGACAGTGGATGACTTCAGGCTGCGG CACACCCTGACTGGGCATAGCGGAAAGGTTCTGTCTGCCAAATTCTTATTGGATAATGCACGGATTGTTTCTGGGAGTCATGACAGGACACTGAAACTCTGGGATCTGCGCAGCAAAGTCT GTATTAAGACTGTGTTTGCTGGTTCAAGCTGTAATGATATTGTTTGTACTGAACAATGCGTGATGAGTGGCCACTTTGATAAAAAAGTTCGATTTTGGGATATAAG AACAGAGACTGTAGTGCGAGAGTTGGAGTTACAAGGCAGAATCACGGCTCTTGATTTAAATCCTGATCGGACAGAGCTCCTTAGCTGTTCCCGTGATGACTTCATCAAGATCATTGACCTACGTGCCTGTGCTGTCCGTCAGACTTTTAG tGCTCAGGGTTTCAAGTGTGGATCGGACTGGACCAGAGCCATTTTTAG TTCTGATGGTGCCTATGTGACTGCTGGCTCTGCTGAGGGCACATTGTACTTCTGGAATGTAATTACTGGTAAAGTGGAGAAGATGCTTAGCAAGCAACACAG CTCTTCTATAAATGCAGTTGCATGGTCTCCTTCTGGCACTTACGTGGTCAGCGTGGACAAGGGAGGCAGGGGAGTTTTATGGTCGGACGTATGA
- the ATG16L1 gene encoding autophagy-related protein 16-1 isoform X5, with amino-acid sequence MATHTRSAAQPGWKLHISRELRRRDREQRQAFEDLIQQYNRLLEKSDLHSVLADKLQSEKYDQQSRHDLSPGLDGSRHETLLQDMAQMRIKHQEELTELHKKRGELAQTVIELNNQMQQKDKEIQSNEETIKQYLRTINALETECQDLRNKLQELDRANQTLKDEYDALQITFNALEEKLRKTTEENLELVTRWMAEKAQEANRLNAENEKDTKRRQQKLQKELADAAKEPLPVDQRRSISIPSSPDCNDAHSGGSREVRVPSMAVHSFDAHDGEVNAVKFSPGSRLLATGGMDRRVRLWEVIGDKCETKGSLTGSNAGITSIEFDSAGSYLLAASNDFASRIWTVDDFRLRHTLTGHSGKVLSAKFLLDNARIVSGSHDRTLKLWDLRSKVCIKTVFAGSSCNDIVCTEQCVMSGHFDKKVRFWDIRTETVVRELELQGRITALDLNPDRTELLSCSRDDFIKIIDLRACAVRQTFSAQGFKCGSDWTRAIFSSDGAYVTAGSAEGTLYFWNVITGKVEKMLSKQHSSSINAVAWSPSGTYVVSVDKGGRGVLWSDV; translated from the exons ataacaGACTACTTGAAAAGTCTGACCTTCATTCTGTGTTAGCTGACAAATTACAGTCTGAGAAATATGATCAGCAAAGCCGCCATGACCTCAG CCCAGGTCTTGATGGGTCACGACATGAAACTCTACTCCAAGACATGGCTCAAATGCGGATAAAACACCAAGAAGAACTGACAGAGCTCCACAAAAAGCGTGGAGAG TTGGCTCAGACTGTGATCGAGTTGAACAATCAGATGCAACAGAAAGATAAGGAAATCCAGTCAAATGAAGAAAC GATAAAGCAGTACTTGCGCACTATTAACGCATTGGAGACGGAGTGTCAGGATCTACGGAATAAACTGCAGGAACTTGACCGTGCAAACCAGACCCTGAAAGACGAATACGACGCTTTACAAATCACCTTCAACGCTTTGGAAGAGAAGTTGCGTAAAACCACAGAAGAGAACCTGGAGCTGGTCACCCGCTGGATGGCTGAGAAGGCTCAAGAAGCCAACCGGCTGAATGCCGAGAACGAGAAGGATACAAA GAGGCGCCAGCAGAAACTGCAAAAAGAACTGGCTGATGCTGCCAAGGAACCTTTGCCTGTAGATCA GAGACGGTCGATATCAATCCCATCTTCACCAGATTGCAATGATGCTCATAGCGGTGGAAGCAGGGAAGTAAGAGTTCCTTCTATGGCTGTTCACTCATTT GATGCACACGATGGTGAAGTGAATGCTGTAAAATTTAGTCCAGGGTCCCGTCTACTAGCAACAGGGGGGATGGACCGGAGGGTGAGACTTTGGGAAGTGATTGGAG ATAAATGTGAGACAAAAGGTTCTCTTACTGGTAGCAATGCAGGGATCACCAGCATAGAATTTGACAGTGCT GGCTCTTACCTTCTTGCTGCTTCCAATGACTTTGCCAGTAGAATCTGGACAGTGGATGACTTCAGGCTGCGG CACACCCTGACTGGGCATAGCGGAAAGGTTCTGTCTGCCAAATTCTTATTGGATAATGCACGGATTGTTTCTGGGAGTCATGACAGGACACTGAAACTCTGGGATCTGCGCAGCAAAGTCT GTATTAAGACTGTGTTTGCTGGTTCAAGCTGTAATGATATTGTTTGTACTGAACAATGCGTGATGAGTGGCCACTTTGATAAAAAAGTTCGATTTTGGGATATAAG AACAGAGACTGTAGTGCGAGAGTTGGAGTTACAAGGCAGAATCACGGCTCTTGATTTAAATCCTGATCGGACAGAGCTCCTTAGCTGTTCCCGTGATGACTTCATCAAGATCATTGACCTACGTGCCTGTGCTGTCCGTCAGACTTTTAG tGCTCAGGGTTTCAAGTGTGGATCGGACTGGACCAGAGCCATTTTTAG TTCTGATGGTGCCTATGTGACTGCTGGCTCTGCTGAGGGCACATTGTACTTCTGGAATGTAATTACTGGTAAAGTGGAGAAGATGCTTAGCAAGCAACACAG CTCTTCTATAAATGCAGTTGCATGGTCTCCTTCTGGCACTTACGTGGTCAGCGTGGACAAGGGAGGCAGGGGAGTTTTATGGTCGGACGTATGA